The proteins below come from a single Zhouia spongiae genomic window:
- the rpe gene encoding ribulose-phosphate 3-epimerase, protein MNNKLVAPSLLAADFANLQRDIEMVNQSDADWFHIDIMDGVFVPNISFGMPVLDAINKHAKKPLDVHLMIVDPDRYIKAFADLGTANLSVHFEACTHLHRTLQAIKAEGMKAGVALNPHTNVSVLADVIQDIDLVIIMSVNPGFGGQKFIKNTYNKVKQLKELITSKGASTLIEIDGGVNANNAKDLIDAGADVLVAGNFVFSSEDQIKTIKELKEVISL, encoded by the coding sequence ATGAACAATAAATTAGTAGCCCCTTCATTATTGGCCGCAGATTTTGCGAACCTTCAAAGAGATATCGAAATGGTTAATCAGAGTGATGCGGATTGGTTTCATATAGATATCATGGACGGTGTTTTTGTACCCAACATATCATTTGGTATGCCGGTACTGGACGCAATCAACAAACACGCTAAAAAACCATTGGATGTACATTTAATGATTGTAGATCCTGACAGGTACATTAAAGCATTTGCCGATCTCGGAACAGCTAACCTTTCTGTACATTTTGAAGCATGCACACATTTACACAGGACACTTCAGGCCATAAAAGCCGAAGGTATGAAAGCTGGTGTCGCTTTGAATCCTCATACAAATGTATCTGTTTTAGCTGATGTTATCCAGGATATCGACCTGGTTATTATCATGAGTGTAAACCCCGGGTTCGGAGGACAGAAATTTATTAAAAACACCTATAACAAAGTAAAACAGCTTAAGGAACTTATAACATCTAAAGGTGCTTCTACCCTTATCGAGATAGATGGCGGGGTTAATGCCAACAATGCAAAAGACCTTATTGATGCCGGTGCTGATGTTTTAGTTGCAGGAAATTTTGTATTCAGCAGTGAAGATCAGATAAAGACCATTAAAGAATTAAAGGAAGTTATTTCTTTATGA
- a CDS encoding sigma-70 family RNA polymerase sigma factor, whose protein sequence is MRQLKITKQVTNRETASLDKYLQEIGKVDLITAEEEVELAQRIKAGDQRALEKLTKANLRFVVSVAKQYQNQGLTLPDLINEGNLGLIKAAQRFDETRGFKFISYAVWWIRQSILQALAEQSRIVRLPLNKIGSINKINKTYAFLEQAHERMPSAEEIAKELDMSVNDVKESMKNSGRHVSMDAPLVEGEDSNLYDVLRSGESPNPDKDLLHESLRTEIERALETLTPREADVIRLYFGLGDQHPMTLEEIGETFDLTRERVRQIKEKAIRRLKHTSRSKILKTYLG, encoded by the coding sequence ATGAGACAACTGAAAATTACGAAGCAGGTAACTAACAGAGAAACTGCTTCATTAGACAAGTATCTTCAGGAAATAGGGAAGGTTGACTTAATTACCGCAGAAGAAGAAGTAGAATTAGCACAACGTATTAAAGCAGGAGACCAAAGAGCTTTAGAGAAACTTACAAAAGCAAACTTGCGATTTGTTGTTTCAGTGGCAAAGCAATATCAAAATCAGGGATTAACATTACCCGATTTGATCAATGAAGGAAATCTAGGTCTTATTAAAGCTGCTCAGCGCTTTGACGAAACTCGTGGTTTTAAGTTCATCTCGTATGCAGTATGGTGGATCAGGCAATCTATTTTACAGGCATTGGCAGAGCAATCGAGAATTGTCAGATTGCCATTAAATAAAATTGGATCTATTAACAAGATCAATAAAACCTATGCATTCTTAGAGCAAGCACATGAGCGTATGCCAAGTGCAGAAGAGATTGCAAAGGAACTCGATATGTCTGTTAATGATGTAAAGGAATCTATGAAAAACTCCGGTCGCCATGTATCGATGGATGCACCATTGGTAGAAGGTGAAGATTCTAACCTGTATGATGTACTTCGTAGTGGTGAATCGCCAAATCCGGACAAAGACCTTTTACACGAATCTCTTCGCACTGAGATTGAACGTGCATTGGAAACGCTGACACCGCGTGAGGCTGACGTTATCAGACTATACTTTGGTTTAGGTGATCAGCACCCCATGACTCTGGAAGAAATTGGAGAAACCTTTGACCTGACCCGTGAACGGGTTCGTCAGATTAAAGAAAAGGCTATCAGGAGGTTAAAACACACATCCAGAAGTAAGATTCTTAAAACCTATCTGGGATAA
- a CDS encoding PepSY-associated TM helix domain-containing protein — MKNKKLLKWHSWLGLISGLFILMMGITGSILVFHKEIDTAIERDFLFVENPSAEINIDAALRNILQEYPEWDTRITSFNKIDEAIVFDLRKDNNTKRLKVFAHPGNGTILKTINANTHFTRWLLKLHYSLHAGTPGKIIIFIIGILFIGSLITGTILYRKQLINVLCFRVRFKKKNRRSIYSSIHRIVGVWALVLNFVLAITGTIISYTIATNAFKTPKDINTPNHIPVSIDRTLQQLKTSHADFYPSYIRVPTSFDAPMKFYGVFKDDAVIWSKYYNNIRIDRISGKVNSVTKIKDQSLLYKLNSMLHPLHFGDYGGLLSKLLYCLIGFSGPTLSITGFLLFKRRK; from the coding sequence ATGAAAAATAAAAAACTACTTAAATGGCACTCCTGGCTTGGGCTTATTTCAGGACTCTTCATACTGATGATGGGAATCACCGGAAGTATCCTGGTATTTCATAAAGAGATAGACACCGCTATTGAAAGAGATTTTTTATTTGTTGAAAACCCATCAGCTGAAATAAATATTGATGCAGCTCTTCGCAATATTTTACAGGAATATCCTGAATGGGATACAAGAATTACGAGTTTTAATAAGATCGATGAGGCCATCGTTTTTGACCTGCGAAAGGACAACAATACAAAAAGATTAAAAGTTTTTGCACATCCCGGAAACGGAACTATCCTGAAAACGATTAATGCGAACACGCATTTTACCAGATGGCTTTTAAAACTTCATTATTCACTCCACGCAGGAACACCTGGTAAGATCATCATTTTTATAATCGGCATATTGTTTATCGGTTCATTGATAACCGGCACTATCCTGTACCGTAAACAGCTTATAAATGTACTCTGCTTTAGGGTGAGGTTCAAAAAGAAGAACAGGCGCAGCATCTACTCTTCTATTCACCGTATTGTCGGAGTCTGGGCACTGGTTCTTAATTTTGTTTTGGCAATTACAGGAACCATTATAAGCTACACAATAGCAACAAATGCGTTTAAAACCCCAAAAGATATCAACACACCGAACCATATACCTGTTTCAATCGATCGTACACTTCAACAGTTAAAGACATCTCATGCTGACTTTTATCCCAGCTATATCAGGGTTCCGACCTCTTTTGATGCTCCCATGAAATTTTACGGTGTTTTTAAGGACGATGCAGTTATATGGAGTAAATATTATAACAATATCCGAATCGATCGAATTTCCGGAAAGGTAAATAGCGTTACAAAGATAAAAGACCAGTCGCTTTTATATAAACTCAACAGTATGCTACACCCGCTTCATTTTGGTGATTACGGTGGGTTACTGTCTAAACTTCTGTATTGCCTCATTGGATTTTCGGGCCCAACACTCTCAATAACAGGGTTTTTACTGTTTAAAAGAAGAAAATAA
- a CDS encoding TonB-dependent receptor translates to MSKKLTLAVLGLLFSASIIAQNKITGKVTDISQNPIPYANVYLKGTNIGTVSKQDGSFELNDISSGSYRLIVSSVGFITKEDSIKLTDVDIHIPVILNENTESLGEIIVTANRSRETIDEVPSSVSVITSATLKELTQTSNTISDVLVHVPGIAFSTNKTSNTGQTLRGRNMLIMVDGIPQSTPLRNGGRDINTIDPNVIERVEIIKGATAIYGNGADGGIVNYITKKAKKGKSFESSTTFNTEGSLVDINESIGTSISQQFSGNTNKISYVASGNFKQTGVYRDADGEVLSPRYGLGETNIYNVFGKLQYNFNERNIIEGMYNYYSSNQNTNYVTQGGEYGVSPTIGVIGEVLGVDQGNRYNHNAQLKYTSLDFFMNTDLNLDVYFQDFKTVYGYSDYFYNDDEGYDGGQSQVISSKLGARLNLNTAYTLGENIQGSLIYGLDALSDKTAQNLVDGRSWVPEMSMRNFAPYIQLKAIIAGNFILKGGFRYENINIDIDDYQTIFIYPYGGDTPNGGVNVSGGKLKYNAPTFNVGLRYNEFAEFKPFVSFSQSFSIADLGRTLRSAQENTVSQIDSEAVIANNYELGFHSDFNRVKFSGAVFVSTSDLGSSYKEVDGVFQILRQPEKVYGFEFVYDIDLAKNLYTGGSFSYTEGKFDADDNGSYDDYINGDRIPPVKTTAYLQYKKNNVWDARLSAIFNGSRNRFDANDQGGYAYGQGPVKSFNLLNFNANYHLTPSTTIGLGIENLLNEDYYTPLSQWSARSTDYAKGNGTRFNLSLNFTL, encoded by the coding sequence ATGAGTAAAAAACTCACTTTAGCAGTATTAGGACTATTATTCTCAGCTTCTATTATTGCCCAGAATAAAATAACCGGAAAAGTAACCGACATATCCCAAAACCCGATCCCATACGCCAATGTATACTTAAAAGGAACAAATATCGGTACAGTTTCAAAACAGGACGGATCATTTGAATTGAATGATATCAGCTCAGGTTCTTATCGGCTTATCGTTTCATCAGTTGGGTTCATCACTAAGGAAGATTCCATTAAACTAACAGATGTAGACATCCACATTCCTGTAATACTCAATGAAAACACAGAAAGTTTAGGTGAGATCATCGTAACCGCCAACCGTTCCAGGGAAACTATCGATGAAGTGCCTTCATCAGTATCTGTGATCACCTCGGCAACATTAAAAGAACTTACGCAAACAAGCAACACTATTTCTGATGTATTGGTTCATGTTCCCGGGATTGCCTTCAGTACAAACAAAACAAGCAATACAGGGCAGACTTTAAGGGGGCGAAATATGTTAATCATGGTTGATGGGATTCCCCAATCTACTCCTCTCAGAAACGGAGGTCGCGATATTAACACTATAGATCCCAATGTAATCGAACGTGTAGAAATTATAAAAGGTGCCACTGCCATTTATGGGAATGGCGCAGATGGAGGTATCGTAAACTACATCACTAAGAAAGCAAAAAAAGGAAAGAGCTTTGAAAGTTCGACGACCTTTAACACGGAAGGCTCATTAGTAGATATCAATGAAAGTATAGGGACTTCAATATCACAACAGTTCTCAGGAAATACCAACAAAATCAGTTATGTTGCCAGCGGTAATTTTAAACAAACCGGGGTATACAGAGATGCCGACGGTGAAGTGCTATCTCCAAGATACGGATTAGGCGAAACCAACATCTATAATGTTTTCGGAAAATTACAATACAATTTCAACGAACGCAATATCATTGAAGGTATGTACAACTACTACAGCAGTAACCAGAACACCAATTACGTTACCCAGGGAGGTGAATACGGTGTATCTCCTACGATCGGTGTAATCGGGGAAGTTCTGGGTGTGGATCAGGGTAACAGATATAATCATAACGCTCAGTTAAAATATACATCTTTAGACTTTTTTATGAATACCGACCTTAATCTGGATGTCTATTTTCAAGACTTTAAAACCGTTTATGGCTACTCTGATTATTTTTATAATGATGACGAAGGATACGACGGCGGTCAGTCACAGGTAATCTCGTCAAAGCTGGGCGCCAGGTTAAACCTGAACACTGCTTATACTTTGGGAGAAAACATACAGGGAAGTTTAATCTATGGTCTCGATGCCCTGAGTGACAAAACAGCTCAAAACCTGGTTGACGGTCGTTCGTGGGTTCCTGAGATGAGCATGCGCAACTTCGCCCCGTACATTCAGCTCAAAGCAATTATTGCAGGTAACTTCATTTTAAAAGGAGGTTTCAGGTATGAAAACATCAATATAGACATTGATGACTACCAGACTATTTTCATCTATCCTTATGGAGGCGATACCCCAAATGGAGGGGTAAATGTATCCGGAGGCAAATTAAAGTATAATGCACCAACATTCAATGTTGGTTTACGATACAATGAATTTGCTGAATTCAAGCCTTTTGTCAGCTTTTCTCAAAGCTTCTCGATTGCCGATTTAGGAAGGACGCTCCGTTCAGCCCAGGAAAACACCGTTTCTCAAATAGACTCAGAAGCCGTGATTGCAAACAATTACGAACTTGGATTCCACAGTGATTTTAACAGGGTGAAATTTAGTGGTGCTGTTTTTGTGAGCACTTCCGATTTAGGATCTAGTTATAAAGAAGTCGATGGTGTTTTCCAGATCCTTCGCCAACCTGAAAAAGTTTATGGCTTCGAGTTCGTTTATGACATTGATCTTGCTAAAAATTTATATACGGGAGGATCTTTTTCATATACCGAAGGGAAGTTTGATGCTGATGACAATGGTTCGTACGACGATTATATTAACGGAGACCGTATTCCTCCGGTAAAGACTACAGCCTACTTACAGTACAAAAAAAACAATGTTTGGGACGCAAGGCTTTCTGCAATCTTTAACGGCTCCAGAAACAGGTTCGATGCCAACGATCAGGGAGGCTATGCCTATGGACAGGGTCCTGTAAAAAGCTTTAACCTCTTAAATTTCAATGCTAATTATCACTTAACACCTAGCACGACTATCGGACTGGGCATTGAAAACTTATTGAACGAAGATTACTACACTCCATTATCACAATGGTCTGCACGATCGACGGATTATGCGAAAGGGAACGGAACAAGGTTTAACTTAAGCCTGAACTTTACTTTATAA
- a CDS encoding polyribonucleotide nucleotidyltransferase — MIPEVKKEIIDLGDGRSISIETGKLAKQADGSVVVRMGGAMLLATVVSARTSNPDIDFLPLTVDYREKFAAAGRFPGGFLKREARPSDQEILTMRLVDRVLRPLFPKDYHAETQVMIQLMSHDENVMPDALAGLAASACIALSDIPFDGPISEVRVGRLNGEFVINPSKEDLQECDIDIMVGATIDSVAMVEGEMDEVSEKEMAEAIKFAHEAIKVQIEAQNRLAEKAGVKEIREYEPEKENEEMAQKIYNFAYDKCYTIAKNDTSKSERGEQFAEVKEACEGLFTEEELEENGDLIGKYFGKAQKEAVRNLILDENIRLDGRKSTDIRPIWCETDYLPSTHGSSVFTRGETQALATVTLGTSREVNVIDLPTEQGEEKFYLHYNFPPFSTGEARPIRGTSRREVGHGNLAQRALKKVLPADFPYTIRVVSEVLESNGSSSMATVCAGTMALMDAGVPLKNPVSGIAMGLITDGEKFAVLSDILGDEDHLGDMDFKVTGTENGITACQMDIKIKGLSYEILEQALEQAKDGRMHILGKLTDTIPTHAAHVKPHAPKIIKLEIPKEFIGAVIGPGGKNIQALQQETKTEIVIEEVGDLGIVEILGVDQEGIDKAIQSVQNVTFAPVEGETYNVKVTKILDFGAVVEFVPGKDSLLHISELDWKRVEKVTEYVNLGDEIEVKYLGLDPRTKKPKVSRKALLPRPPRQDKKKPQEENK, encoded by the coding sequence ACCGGGAGAAATTTGCAGCAGCAGGTAGATTTCCAGGTGGTTTCCTAAAAAGAGAAGCCCGCCCGAGTGATCAGGAAATTCTAACAATGCGTTTGGTAGACCGGGTTCTTCGACCTTTATTCCCAAAGGATTACCATGCAGAAACACAGGTAATGATCCAATTAATGTCGCATGACGAAAATGTGATGCCCGATGCTTTAGCCGGTTTGGCTGCCTCTGCCTGTATCGCTTTATCCGACATTCCTTTTGACGGTCCGATCTCTGAGGTCAGAGTAGGTAGGTTAAACGGTGAATTTGTGATCAACCCTAGCAAAGAAGACCTTCAGGAATGCGACATAGACATTATGGTAGGTGCTACCATAGACTCTGTTGCCATGGTGGAAGGTGAAATGGATGAAGTTTCTGAAAAAGAAATGGCGGAAGCCATTAAATTTGCCCATGAAGCTATTAAAGTTCAGATTGAAGCGCAAAACCGTTTAGCAGAAAAAGCCGGCGTTAAAGAAATCAGAGAATATGAGCCTGAGAAGGAAAATGAAGAAATGGCTCAGAAGATATACAACTTCGCATACGACAAATGTTATACTATAGCAAAGAACGATACTTCTAAAAGCGAAAGAGGAGAGCAGTTTGCTGAAGTAAAAGAAGCATGTGAAGGTCTTTTTACAGAAGAAGAACTAGAAGAAAACGGAGACCTGATCGGAAAGTATTTCGGCAAAGCCCAGAAAGAAGCTGTCAGAAACCTGATCCTTGATGAAAACATACGTCTGGATGGCAGAAAGTCTACCGACATCCGTCCTATCTGGTGCGAAACCGATTATTTACCATCTACTCACGGATCATCGGTCTTTACAAGGGGTGAAACCCAAGCGCTTGCCACAGTTACTTTAGGAACATCAAGAGAAGTTAATGTAATCGATCTTCCCACTGAACAAGGCGAAGAAAAATTCTATCTGCATTATAACTTCCCTCCTTTCTCTACAGGTGAAGCAAGACCGATCAGAGGAACATCAAGACGTGAAGTTGGACACGGAAACCTTGCTCAAAGAGCCTTAAAGAAAGTACTTCCTGCCGACTTCCCGTATACGATAAGAGTTGTATCGGAAGTATTAGAATCAAACGGTTCATCATCAATGGCAACCGTCTGTGCCGGTACTATGGCGCTCATGGATGCAGGGGTTCCTCTCAAGAATCCTGTTTCAGGTATTGCCATGGGACTCATTACAGATGGTGAAAAATTTGCTGTACTGTCAGATATCCTAGGAGATGAAGATCACCTGGGCGATATGGACTTTAAAGTAACGGGTACAGAAAATGGGATTACCGCCTGCCAGATGGATATCAAAATAAAAGGACTAAGCTACGAAATCCTTGAGCAAGCATTAGAGCAAGCAAAAGACGGACGTATGCACATCCTGGGTAAACTAACTGATACCATCCCTACACATGCAGCACATGTGAAACCACATGCACCGAAAATCATAAAACTGGAAATTCCTAAAGAATTTATCGGAGCCGTTATAGGACCTGGAGGGAAAAACATTCAGGCGCTTCAACAGGAAACCAAAACCGAAATTGTAATCGAAGAAGTTGGCGACTTGGGTATTGTAGAGATTCTAGGTGTTGATCAGGAGGGTATCGACAAAGCTATCCAATCTGTACAGAATGTAACTTTCGCCCCTGTGGAAGGTGAAACCTATAACGTAAAAGTTACGAAAATCCTTGATTTTGGTGCTGTTGTGGAATTCGTTCCCGGAAAAGATTCATTACTGCACATTTCAGAACTAGACTGGAAACGTGTTGAAAAAGTTACTGAATATGTAAATCTTGGAGATGAGATTGAAGTTAAGTATCTTGGCTTGGATCCCCGAACTAAAAAACCTAAAGTATCGAGAAAGGCTTTGTTACCAAGGCCTCCAAGACAGGATAAAAAGAAACCACAAGAAGAAAACAAATAA